From one Acidobacteriota bacterium genomic stretch:
- a CDS encoding HNH endonuclease — MVERLRGRRAVAKRLLRLRAEPLCRDCSSAGIVREATVPDHIVPLTQGGSDDDSNIRCLCADCHQARTAEQFGHRRIVPTGSDGWPIG, encoded by the coding sequence ATGGTCGAGAGACTACGCGGTAGACGGGCAGTCGCCAAACGGTTGCTCCGCCTAAGAGCTGAACCTCTCTGTCGCGATTGCTCCTCCGCAGGGATCGTTCGGGAAGCCACAGTGCCCGACCACATCGTGCCGCTTACCCAGGGCGGCAGCGACGACGACAGCAACATCCGCTGCCTCTGCGCCGACTGCCACCAGGCACGCACGGCTGAGCAGTTCGGTCATCGCAGGATCGTTCCGACCGGCTCGGACGGCTGGCCCATCGGCTGA